One window from the genome of Anopheles merus strain MAF chromosome 3R, AmerM5.1, whole genome shotgun sequence encodes:
- the LOC121595869 gene encoding salivary glue protein Sgs-3-like, translated as MIRTVTLGALLVLFLGTVHTQLVCYQCDDCELQQEIPVVCGDIDYTTPLPTDTTCPTCAPEPTLPTTPQLTTSTPDTTCPTCAPTLPTTPLPTTSTPDTTCPTCAPTLPTTPMPTTPTPETTCPTCAPTLPTSPFPTTSTPMVTPTVPETTCPTCGPTLPTSPIPTTSTPVVTPTVPETTCPTCGPTLPTSPIPTTSTPSPTTTTMTPSPTTPTTPVPTTSTPSCPAGCCPCFGARSTSIFTMAARATRDALMDELEEDLRSPRQLPLPVYVCYTTERFVNNRRVISRGCTKRQQSLTDTCTMLSGGQAYDQCSLCSWQLCNR; from the exons ATGATTAGAACTGTGACGCTAGGAGCACTCTTGGTGCTGTTTCTGGGAACAG TTCACACGCAATTGGTGTGCTATCAGTGCGATGACTGTGAGCTGCAGCAAGAGattcccgtcgtttgcggtgACATTGACTACACCACGCCCCTGCCCACGGACACCACCTGCCCGACGTGTGCACCGGAACCGACGCTACCAACCACCCCGCAGCTGACGACTTCCACACCCGACACCACGTGTCCAACCTGCGCCCCAACCCTGCCCACCACTCCACTCCCGACGACATCGACACCGGACACCACGTGTCCAACCTGCGCTCCGACGCTCCCAACAACGCCAATGCCCACAACACCAACGCCCGAAACCACGTGCCCAACATGTGCCCCAACCCTACCTACCTCCCCGTTCCCAACCACCTCCACACCGATGGTGACACCCACCGTTCCCGAAACAACCTGCCCAACGTGTGGTCCTACCCTGCCAACCTCGCCAATTCCAACCACCTCCACACCGGTGGTGACGCCCACCGTTCCCGAAACAACCTGCCCAACGTGTGGACCTACCCTGCCAACCTCCCCAATTCCAACCACCTCTACGCCGAGCCCAACCACCACGACTATGACCCCCAGTCCAACGACTCCAACGACGCCCGTACCGACCACCAGCACGCCGAGCTGTCCTGCCGGCTGCTGTCCTTGCTTCGGTGCCCGCTCCACCTCCATCTTTACGATGGCCGCCCGGGCCACCCGGGATGCGCTGATGGATGAGCTGGAGGAGGATCTTCGCTCACCGCGGCAACTACCGCTGCCGGTCTACGTCTGCTACACGACGGAACGCTTCG TGAACAATCGGCGCGTGATCAGTCGGGGCTGTACCAAGCGGCAGCAATCGCTCACCGACACCTGCACGATGCTGAGCGGTGGGCAGGCGTACGACCAGTGTTCGCTCTGCTCGTGGCAGCTGTGCAATCGATAG